From a single Terriglobales bacterium genomic region:
- a CDS encoding TonB family protein, translating to MGSSPAGPVQPPKFSGTNDRRLAERRNVVDSYLVTVDLAFQSGALLLDLSETGMGVQALSSAPIGATTSLHFELPETDGRVEAVGRIAWNDSSGRLGIRFEELAELARAQLAQWLSSERKPSVAGGPNVAMPGWPPPRARDEIAALRRDLISAKLEGDAALALVVERVRNVTRATGAALAIEDGDSILCRASSGNAPPVGARMDPNSGLSGECVRTGEIVRCEDTETDPRADRIVCRKLELRSIVIVPIRIHGRPAGVLEAFSSRAHGFHSSDVLLLRRISDLAAGIAVRQPEMPSAFSGPQALMAATSVDMLLAEEPLAVDDFADGQSPLMMEDIFGEGPSSASSAELEPMVSEQEGLPPESPLEIAPAEWRAETLPVEMQSEFSDSSAAAENPVPPEAISPAATLPAGQVESPADSTILEAPAPDAPGLAAEENPLAEVAAAEPSAPPAIQAEVEVPVRPVVQMPAPRPISVPAPTIIEDVMSRSSPAPAVMGAMGAVAAAPARQRMVPLDIEEEQQQSGIGLVSSVAREDRFESALQKPSPWRLRIAGAAILLGVLLVGGWQVWRAIAPPRGTPMDSENKPKPAVSSPSIASAAVVETANPASFVPNTVGPVPAARPAAPEPPAKLNRPVPGKTTTTSPANTTVKSVASPAPSITPVEVPRNETVEAPAMGEVAPRSPNSSTLANLLKTPVPAPRLERRVVSEMTGGRLLKRFEPVYPGRATGLNGEVVLKAIIDKDGKVSRVQVVRGNAILAQAAAVAVRRWRYEPFRLNGVPIEMENTIVVNFKGPGGR from the coding sequence ATGGGCAGCTCACCAGCGGGACCCGTACAACCACCCAAGTTCTCCGGCACGAATGACCGTCGTCTGGCGGAGCGGCGCAATGTCGTCGATTCGTACCTGGTAACGGTTGATCTTGCGTTCCAGAGCGGCGCTTTACTGCTCGATCTCAGCGAAACTGGCATGGGCGTGCAGGCGCTTTCCAGCGCGCCCATCGGCGCTACCACTTCCTTGCATTTCGAACTGCCGGAAACCGACGGACGCGTGGAAGCCGTGGGCCGGATCGCCTGGAACGATAGCTCCGGCCGACTGGGAATCCGTTTCGAGGAACTCGCGGAACTGGCTCGTGCACAGTTGGCGCAGTGGCTCTCCTCTGAGCGCAAGCCATCGGTGGCTGGCGGACCCAATGTCGCGATGCCAGGCTGGCCTCCGCCGCGCGCGCGCGACGAGATTGCTGCCCTGCGTCGCGACTTGATCTCGGCGAAGCTGGAAGGCGACGCGGCGCTGGCCCTGGTCGTGGAACGCGTGCGCAACGTCACCCGTGCTACCGGGGCGGCGCTGGCGATCGAGGACGGTGACAGCATCCTCTGCCGTGCCAGCAGCGGCAACGCACCTCCGGTGGGAGCCCGGATGGACCCCAATTCAGGGCTGTCGGGCGAATGTGTGCGCACCGGAGAAATCGTGCGTTGCGAGGACACTGAAACCGATCCCCGCGCTGACCGGATCGTCTGCCGCAAGCTCGAGCTCAGATCCATTGTCATTGTGCCGATTCGCATCCACGGACGTCCGGCGGGGGTCCTGGAGGCGTTTTCTTCGCGCGCCCATGGTTTTCACAGCAGCGACGTGCTGCTGCTGCGGCGAATTTCGGACCTGGCGGCGGGAATCGCCGTCCGTCAGCCAGAGATGCCGTCCGCCTTCTCCGGCCCGCAGGCGCTGATGGCGGCAACCTCCGTCGACATGTTATTGGCGGAGGAGCCGCTCGCTGTCGACGACTTCGCGGACGGCCAGTCGCCGTTGATGATGGAAGATATTTTTGGCGAAGGCCCCAGCTCTGCATCGTCCGCTGAGCTGGAGCCGATGGTATCGGAACAAGAAGGCCTGCCGCCTGAGTCGCCGCTGGAAATCGCTCCTGCTGAATGGCGCGCCGAAACGTTGCCGGTGGAGATGCAGTCCGAATTTTCAGACAGTTCCGCTGCCGCGGAGAACCCGGTCCCCCCGGAAGCAATAAGTCCGGCCGCAACCCTACCGGCGGGGCAAGTCGAGTCACCCGCCGACAGTACGATATTGGAAGCGCCGGCGCCGGATGCGCCGGGACTCGCTGCAGAAGAGAATCCCCTCGCAGAGGTCGCGGCTGCGGAACCTTCAGCACCACCAGCTATCCAAGCAGAAGTAGAAGTTCCGGTGCGGCCTGTTGTTCAGATGCCGGCACCGCGTCCCATCAGCGTTCCCGCCCCCACGATCATTGAGGATGTCATGTCGCGATCATCCCCTGCTCCAGCAGTCATGGGAGCCATGGGCGCGGTGGCGGCAGCTCCGGCAAGGCAGCGCATGGTGCCCCTCGATATCGAAGAGGAGCAGCAGCAGAGCGGCATCGGCTTGGTGAGCTCTGTGGCCCGGGAAGATAGGTTCGAGAGCGCGCTGCAAAAACCGTCGCCATGGCGGCTGCGCATCGCCGGGGCGGCAATTTTACTGGGTGTCCTGTTGGTCGGCGGGTGGCAGGTTTGGCGCGCGATTGCGCCCCCGCGAGGCACGCCGATGGACAGCGAAAACAAACCGAAACCGGCTGTGTCTTCGCCCTCGATTGCTTCCGCTGCTGTCGTTGAGACCGCCAACCCTGCGTCCTTCGTCCCTAACACGGTGGGTCCCGTTCCCGCCGCCAGGCCAGCGGCGCCGGAACCCCCGGCCAAATTGAACCGGCCCGTGCCTGGCAAGACGACAACGACCTCGCCGGCGAACACTACGGTCAAGAGCGTTGCCTCTCCCGCCCCGTCGATTACCCCGGTCGAAGTCCCCAGAAACGAGACCGTCGAAGCGCCTGCAATGGGCGAGGTCGCCCCACGTTCGCCGAACTCTTCCACCCTTGCGAACTTGCTGAAGACCCCGGTGCCGGCGCCCAGGCTGGAGCGGCGGGTGGTTTCCGAGATGACTGGCGGCAGGCTTTTGAAGCGCTTCGAACCTGTTTATCCAGGGAGGGCAACCGGCCTTAACGGTGAAGTCGTGTTAAAGGCCATCATCGACAAGGACGGAAAAGTCTCCAGGGTGCAGGTTGTCCGCGGCAACGCCATCCTCGCGCAAGCGGCTGCTGTGGCTGTAAGACGCTGGCGCTATGAGCCCTTCCGGTTGAACGGTGTTCCCATCGAGATGGAGAACACCATCGTTGTCAATTTCAAAGGCCCGGGGGGACGATAA
- a CDS encoding cold-shock protein: MREKGTVKWFNGAKGYGFIQRSTGEDVFVHFSAIQENGYRTLNEGETVEFDLLKGPKGYQAANVVRG, translated from the coding sequence GTGAGAGAGAAGGGTACTGTGAAATGGTTCAATGGAGCCAAGGGGTACGGCTTCATTCAGCGGTCCACCGGGGAGGATGTGTTCGTGCATTTCTCCGCCATTCAGGAAAACGGTTACCGCACCTTAAATGAGGGCGAGACAGTCGAGTTCGACCTCCTGAAGGGGCCCAAGGGATACCAGGCGGCCAACGTGGTTCGCGGCTAG
- the moaA gene encoding GTP 3',8-cyclase MoaA gives MAAIAELAQGTRLRDKYGRAITDLRIAITDRCNYKCVYCRTGNQGALYAELPIADYLRIARLFTSLGITKVRITGGEPLLRHGIVDFVKDLSRLRTLDREPLDIAITTNGHLLAEMAEPLKDAGLRRVTVSMDAVDAERFARITRVPNGFEAVLAGVRKARQIGLEPVKVNCVLLRGFNDDQIPAFGKFAREEGIVLRFIEFMPLEEDRVWSPEIVVRLEEILQRMAEFRPLVEIPHQPSETARRYRFDDGIGEIGIIAPVSHPFCGHCSRVRVTSDGKIRTCLFSVFDHDLGGMMRRGASDDDMVAFIRGVIQHKEARHHIGEADFVPASRTMVHIGG, from the coding sequence ATGGCGGCAATTGCTGAACTCGCGCAGGGTACCAGGCTCAGGGACAAATACGGCCGCGCCATTACCGACCTGCGCATTGCCATCACCGACCGCTGCAACTACAAATGCGTGTACTGCCGCACCGGCAATCAAGGCGCGCTCTATGCCGAACTGCCGATTGCCGATTACCTGCGCATTGCGCGCCTGTTTACCTCGTTGGGGATCACCAAGGTGCGCATTACCGGCGGCGAACCGCTGCTGCGCCACGGCATTGTGGATTTCGTCAAGGATCTGTCGCGGCTGCGCACCTTGGACCGTGAGCCTCTCGACATCGCGATCACGACCAACGGCCACCTGCTGGCCGAGATGGCGGAGCCGCTGAAAGACGCCGGGCTGCGCCGGGTGACGGTCAGCATGGACGCCGTGGACGCGGAGCGCTTTGCGCGAATCACGCGTGTGCCCAACGGCTTTGAAGCCGTGCTTGCGGGTGTGCGCAAGGCACGGCAGATCGGGCTGGAGCCGGTGAAGGTCAACTGTGTTCTACTGCGCGGCTTCAATGATGACCAGATTCCCGCCTTCGGCAAGTTTGCGCGCGAGGAAGGCATCGTGCTGCGCTTCATCGAATTCATGCCGCTGGAAGAAGACCGGGTTTGGTCACCCGAGATCGTCGTGCGCCTGGAAGAAATCTTGCAGCGCATGGCGGAATTCCGGCCGCTGGTGGAAATTCCCCACCAGCCCAGCGAGACCGCCCGGCGCTACCGCTTTGACGATGGTATCGGCGAAATCGGTATTATCGCTCCCGTGTCCCACCCGTTTTGTGGGCATTGCAGTCGCGTGCGGGTAACTTCAGACGGAAAAATCCGCACCTGCCTGTTCTCCGTTTTCGATCATGATCTTGGCGGAATGATGCGCCGCGGCGCCTCTGACGACGATATGGTGGCCTTCATTCGCGGCGTCATCCAGCACAAGGAAGCGCGGCACCACATCGGGGAAGCGGACTTCGTTCCGGCCTCCCGGACGATGGTCCATATCGGGGGATAG
- the queG gene encoding tRNA epoxyqueuosine(34) reductase QueG, which translates to MPSVVSITGLVQRAAANAGFDLSGVAAVSRFAELDYFPGWIASGHGGEMRYLESRGESGELKRASLADVAPWARSVIVCAINYNADAPRSVDLPSTDDHQPSANFGWISRYAWTDEDYHNSVLRRLRAVESKLKEHAPEAETRCYVDTGPLLERVWAKYAGVGWQGKNTCIINQRIGSWIFLGVILTSLELEPSLPAPDCCGTCTRCIDACPTDAFIAPYQMNATRCIAYLTIEKRGEIAEELRAGMGRHVFGCDICQDVCPWNRRAPASTAPEFAPREELVNPALEWLAAMNEQEFRETFRGSPVKRAKYAGLRRNVAVAMGNSRDRRFVPTLEKMAEEDDVMVAEHARWALKKIRD; encoded by the coding sequence GTGCCCTCCGTTGTCTCCATTACCGGCCTGGTCCAGCGCGCCGCCGCCAATGCCGGCTTCGACCTCAGCGGAGTCGCTGCTGTCAGCCGCTTCGCGGAACTCGATTACTTTCCGGGCTGGATCGCTTCCGGCCACGGCGGGGAGATGCGTTACCTGGAAAGTCGCGGCGAATCCGGCGAACTGAAGCGCGCCTCGCTCGCCGATGTTGCTCCCTGGGCGCGCTCGGTGATCGTCTGTGCGATCAACTACAACGCTGACGCACCACGGTCGGTGGACCTGCCATCGACTGACGATCATCAGCCATCGGCTAACTTCGGCTGGATCTCCCGTTACGCCTGGACCGACGAGGACTACCACAACAGCGTTCTTCGTCGGCTGCGCGCGGTGGAATCGAAACTGAAAGAACATGCGCCGGAAGCGGAGACGCGCTGCTACGTGGATACCGGACCTTTGCTGGAGCGCGTCTGGGCCAAGTATGCCGGCGTGGGATGGCAGGGCAAGAATACTTGCATCATCAACCAGCGCATTGGCTCGTGGATTTTCCTGGGCGTGATATTGACTTCACTGGAACTGGAGCCTTCCCTGCCCGCCCCCGATTGCTGCGGCACCTGCACGCGCTGCATCGACGCTTGCCCGACGGACGCCTTCATCGCTCCCTACCAGATGAACGCGACGCGCTGCATTGCCTACCTGACCATCGAGAAGCGCGGAGAAATTGCGGAAGAGCTGCGCGCGGGGATGGGCCGTCATGTATTTGGCTGCGACATTTGCCAAGACGTCTGCCCATGGAACCGCCGCGCGCCAGCTTCCACCGCGCCCGAGTTCGCGCCCCGCGAAGAGTTGGTGAACCCCGCGCTGGAATGGCTGGCGGCAATGAATGAACAAGAATTTCGCGAGACGTTTCGCGGCTCGCCGGTAAAGCGTGCCAAGTACGCGGGGCTACGCCGCAATGTCGCCGTCGCCATGGGCAACAGCAGGGATCGGCGATTCGTGCCGACGCTGGAAAAAATGGCGGAGGAGGATGATGTCATGGTCGCCGAGCACGCCCGCTGGGCGCTGAAGAAGATCAGGGACTAA
- the nadA gene encoding quinolinate synthase NadA: MATAIASSCRLDNYLVLPDISMDKRIGAAKQALGEDCVVLGHHYQRDEVFRFADYTGDSYRLSKMAAQARGQFIVFCGVHFMAESADVLSRNDQVVVLPDLNAGCSMADMAEITQVEDCWEQLVALGVTTDAGRGITPITYMNSTAAIKAFCGERGGLVCTSSNARGAFDWGRAKNEKILFLPDQHLGRNTAFSMGIPLGDMVVWDPFLPQGGLSKDRLRAAKVILWKGHCSVHQRFLPEHVDKVRAKYPDIKVIVHPECRLEVCQKADGIGSTEKLIKMVEQAPAGSKFAIGTEIHLVNRLAKQVAPDKTVITLDDSGCLCTTMFRISPQHLCWALESLVDGIVVNRIQVKDEVKYWARVALDRMLEIQ; encoded by the coding sequence GTGGCAACAGCAATTGCTTCCAGCTGCAGGCTGGATAATTATCTTGTCCTGCCCGATATCTCGATGGATAAGCGCATCGGCGCCGCCAAGCAGGCGCTCGGCGAAGATTGCGTGGTCCTCGGACACCATTACCAGCGCGACGAAGTCTTCCGCTTCGCCGACTACACCGGGGATTCCTACCGGCTTTCCAAGATGGCGGCGCAAGCGCGTGGCCAGTTCATCGTTTTCTGCGGCGTGCACTTCATGGCGGAAAGCGCCGACGTGCTCAGCCGTAATGACCAGGTGGTCGTTCTGCCTGATCTCAATGCTGGATGCTCCATGGCTGACATGGCCGAAATTACGCAGGTGGAAGATTGCTGGGAGCAACTGGTCGCGCTGGGCGTGACCACCGATGCGGGCCGGGGCATTACGCCGATTACCTATATGAATTCGACCGCCGCCATCAAGGCCTTTTGCGGCGAGCGCGGCGGTCTGGTCTGCACCTCGTCCAACGCGCGCGGCGCATTCGACTGGGGCCGCGCCAAGAACGAGAAAATTCTTTTTCTCCCGGACCAGCATCTGGGCCGCAACACCGCCTTTAGCATGGGTATTCCGCTCGGCGATATGGTGGTATGGGACCCATTTCTGCCACAAGGCGGGCTAAGCAAGGATCGGCTTCGCGCCGCCAAGGTCATTTTGTGGAAGGGCCACTGCTCGGTTCACCAGCGCTTCCTGCCCGAGCACGTCGATAAAGTTCGCGCCAAGTATCCCGACATCAAGGTTATCGTGCATCCGGAGTGCCGCCTGGAAGTCTGCCAGAAGGCTGACGGCATTGGCTCGACCGAGAAGCTGATCAAGATGGTGGAGCAGGCCCCGGCGGGATCCAAGTTCGCGATCGGCACGGAAATTCACCTTGTCAACCGGCTCGCCAAACAGGTCGCGCCGGACAAGACGGTGATTACGCTCGACGATTCCGGCTGCCTCTGCACCACTATGTTTCGCATCTCGCCACAGCACCTGTGCTGGGCGCTCGAAAGCCTGGTGGACGGCATCGTCGTGAACCGTATCCAGGTCAAAGACGAGGTCAAGTACTGGGCCCGGGTGGCGCTGGACCGGATGCTGGAAATCCAGTAA
- a CDS encoding YihY/virulence factor BrkB family protein, whose protein sequence is MGSEPRATREPEILAAMGAPPRAAIPPGANLPPVIRQLAPTAKFLMRTEVHTFAFSVAANAILSFFPFVVLLLVVTRRVFHSQMMYETVVRLLRDYLPSSQDFVIRNLKAMAGARRGIQIFSVVMLLIGSTGIFLPLEVALNHVWGFARNRSYLWNQVVALLLAIGCGLLALISIALTAGNTLLLQHALGTTSYYGWRGWIVAHISQIVMKVFASAASIAIFFLVYWVLPNGKVPVRAVLPAAFIAGLCWELAKYAYVLALPWLNFQEVYGPFSISVTLIFWAFLSGLLLLGGAHLSAAGRDLS, encoded by the coding sequence ATGGGCTCCGAACCGCGCGCCACCAGGGAACCGGAAATTCTCGCCGCCATGGGGGCGCCACCGCGTGCCGCGATTCCACCGGGAGCGAACCTTCCGCCGGTCATTCGGCAGCTGGCGCCGACGGCGAAATTTCTGATGCGCACCGAGGTCCACACCTTCGCCTTCTCGGTTGCCGCCAATGCCATCCTGTCGTTCTTTCCCTTTGTCGTGCTCTTGCTGGTGGTGACGCGCCGCGTCTTTCACTCGCAGATGATGTACGAGACCGTGGTCCGGCTGCTGCGCGATTACCTTCCCAGCAGCCAGGATTTCGTTATCCGCAACCTGAAAGCAATGGCGGGAGCGCGCCGCGGCATCCAGATCTTTTCCGTCGTCATGCTGCTGATCGGCTCGACCGGAATTTTCCTGCCGCTGGAGGTCGCACTGAACCATGTCTGGGGATTTGCCAGGAACCGGTCTTACCTGTGGAACCAGGTGGTCGCGCTGCTGCTCGCCATCGGCTGCGGGTTGCTGGCGCTGATCTCGATCGCGCTCACCGCCGGCAACACCCTGCTGCTGCAGCACGCGCTGGGCACGACTTCGTATTATGGCTGGAGGGGGTGGATCGTCGCCCACATTTCGCAGATCGTGATGAAGGTTTTCGCCAGCGCCGCCAGCATCGCCATCTTCTTCCTGGTGTACTGGGTGCTTCCCAACGGCAAGGTGCCGGTGCGCGCCGTCCTGCCCGCCGCGTTTATCGCCGGCTTGTGCTGGGAGTTGGCCAAATATGCATATGTCCTCGCCCTGCCCTGGCTGAACTTCCAGGAAGTGTACGGGCCGTTCTCGATTTCGGTGACGCTGATCTTCTGGGCTTTTCTTTCCGGCCTGCTGCTGCTTGGGGGCGCGCACCTTTCGGCCGCCGGGCGGGATTTGTCCTAG
- a CDS encoding IPT/TIG domain-containing protein codes for MTMYPIQDLRSSRARQNRPGRWCFRGSWFRSRAVLIVLLLTLLLLLGTHADAGGPLYVAGTGFSPGLTGTPLAWSGGRISYYTDQGDLSATLPGAAANQFVADAFSRWTSVSTAALGASRAGQLDEDVSGANVSRSGTVLAIPADIQPTSAKPFAIVYDADGKVIDALLGATASQNCVNNGVVGGPDRFTADGHIAHALLILNGSCAHTSADLPLLRYALVRMIGRSLGLDWSQLNDNVFTGSPSPTSDDQAGYPLMHPAGSLCSASYGCTYNADQLRLDDRAAISRLYPVTSDNLSQFTGKSVLATTTARIRGRILFPAWDLMPGAGMQGVNIVARYIDPTTGTPSHALGAASVSGFLFRGNAGNQVTGFAGATGDRFDHWGSDDPALRGSYDLAGLEIPQGYSSAQYQLTIEAVNPAYVGALAVGPYKLSQVTPSGTAAPRVVTVSRGSDAVEDIVLQFAASDPQDSSEPHSFAQPASIPGAGHWMATLGYYGDYDWYALNAGAHRSFTMDVTGLDDSSVPGATKALPVLGLWAADALQSDAPLAAQTWFNAAGATTRLQATISAAATYKLAIADGRGDGRPDFRYRARLLYLKEVSPAQATAGTVLHVTGLGFVPGMSVKVGTADAAVLSYSVDELLVSAPALPEGVKDLTLTDSATGASASIIAAITYGGGGVSSLQLLVGSNPPVPVGAQAPNPFRVRVLASDGAPVPSAAVTFTAPGPSVSLLPCNTTTCIIATDGIGEAEVWMRVESAGPTTVRAAIANGQSVSATVNGVSGSLLISAAPPRMYVAANTTASVPLLARVLGNGAALSGRLVEFQVLLGSGSLTATTLTTDSAGEARSFLTLVNLMSEVRVSACVGVAPQTACDIFYVYPVSSVGGVQLLKAGGDEQYLTPGETFLPVKVRLSDSNTPPNSISGVAVHFHVAVFRAQSAPSLQQAGEVVTGRGGQPVALYTSDVTVSSDGWGQAGYTPQIPDAWGAVRIDIQVTAGGQTVSFTLHTLGSGGSHTSTKPMPLRRRQLSE; via the coding sequence ATGACGATGTACCCGATCCAGGATTTGCGATCATCCCGCGCCCGGCAGAACCGGCCGGGCCGCTGGTGTTTCCGCGGTAGCTGGTTTCGGAGTCGCGCTGTCCTCATCGTTCTTCTCCTCACGCTTCTGTTGCTGCTCGGCACGCACGCCGACGCCGGCGGCCCGCTCTATGTCGCCGGCACCGGCTTTAGTCCAGGACTGACCGGCACTCCGCTCGCCTGGTCCGGCGGCCGGATCTCCTACTACACGGACCAGGGCGATCTCAGCGCAACCCTGCCCGGAGCGGCGGCGAACCAGTTTGTCGCCGACGCTTTTTCGCGCTGGACTTCGGTTTCTACTGCAGCGCTGGGCGCCTCGCGAGCGGGCCAACTGGACGAAGATGTCAGCGGCGCGAATGTCAGCCGCTCCGGCACCGTGCTGGCGATCCCGGCCGACATCCAACCGACATCCGCCAAGCCGTTCGCCATCGTTTACGACGCCGACGGGAAGGTGATTGACGCGCTGCTCGGCGCCACTGCTTCCCAGAACTGCGTGAACAACGGCGTCGTGGGAGGTCCCGACCGTTTCACCGCGGACGGCCACATCGCGCACGCGCTGCTCATCCTGAACGGCAGCTGCGCGCACACCTCGGCCGACCTGCCACTGCTTCGCTACGCCCTGGTGCGCATGATCGGACGCTCTCTCGGCCTCGACTGGTCGCAGTTGAATGACAACGTCTTCACCGGCTCGCCCTCTCCCACCTCCGACGATCAGGCCGGTTATCCGCTCATGCATCCCGCAGGAAGCTTGTGCAGCGCCTCCTACGGCTGCACTTACAACGCCGACCAGTTGCGCCTGGACGACCGCGCCGCCATCTCGCGGCTTTATCCTGTGACCAGCGACAACCTCTCGCAGTTCACCGGCAAATCCGTCCTGGCGACGACCACGGCGCGGATTCGTGGCCGCATCCTGTTTCCCGCATGGGATTTGATGCCGGGCGCAGGCATGCAGGGCGTTAATATCGTTGCACGATATATTGACCCGACAACCGGGACGCCGTCGCACGCCCTCGGCGCCGCGTCGGTCTCCGGCTTTCTCTTTCGCGGCAACGCCGGCAACCAGGTCACTGGTTTCGCCGGTGCAACCGGGGACCGCTTCGACCACTGGGGCTCCGACGACCCCGCGCTGCGCGGCTCCTACGATCTGGCCGGGCTGGAGATTCCCCAAGGCTACAGCAGCGCGCAATATCAGCTCACCATCGAAGCGGTCAATCCCGCCTACGTCGGCGCGCTGGCAGTCGGGCCCTACAAGCTGTCGCAGGTGACGCCATCGGGCACCGCGGCGCCCAGAGTGGTGACTGTCAGCCGGGGCAGTGACGCAGTTGAGGACATCGTCCTGCAGTTCGCCGCCTCCGATCCGCAGGACAGCAGCGAGCCTCATTCGTTTGCCCAGCCCGCGTCTATTCCGGGAGCGGGTCACTGGATGGCAACGCTTGGCTACTACGGCGATTACGACTGGTACGCGCTGAACGCCGGCGCCCATCGCAGTTTCACCATGGACGTCACCGGGCTCGACGATTCCAGTGTCCCAGGTGCGACCAAGGCACTGCCGGTACTCGGATTGTGGGCGGCGGATGCGCTGCAGTCGGATGCGCCGCTTGCCGCCCAGACCTGGTTCAACGCCGCCGGCGCCACCACGCGGCTCCAAGCCACGATTTCCGCGGCTGCAACCTACAAACTCGCGATCGCCGACGGTCGTGGCGATGGCCGTCCCGACTTCCGTTACCGCGCCCGCCTGCTCTACCTCAAAGAGGTTTCGCCGGCGCAAGCCACCGCCGGCACCGTCCTGCACGTGACCGGGCTGGGATTCGTTCCGGGTATGAGCGTGAAAGTCGGCACGGCAGACGCGGCTGTGCTCTCTTACTCAGTGGACGAACTGCTCGTCTCCGCGCCGGCGCTGCCGGAGGGAGTGAAAGATCTCACTCTCACCGATTCGGCCACCGGGGCCAGCGCGTCGATCATCGCCGCGATCACCTACGGTGGAGGCGGCGTCAGCTCGCTGCAACTCCTGGTTGGTTCCAATCCGCCAGTGCCGGTCGGCGCTCAAGCCCCAAACCCGTTTCGGGTGCGGGTTCTTGCCTCCGATGGCGCCCCTGTGCCCAGCGCTGCCGTCACTTTCACCGCGCCCGGGCCTTCAGTGTCGCTGCTGCCCTGCAACACCACGACCTGCATTATCGCCACCGACGGCATCGGGGAAGCCGAAGTCTGGATGCGAGTAGAGTCCGCCGGGCCGACGACGGTGAGGGCGGCGATTGCCAATGGACAGTCGGTTTCCGCGACCGTCAACGGGGTGAGCGGTTCGCTGCTGATCTCCGCGGCGCCGCCGAGGATGTATGTCGCGGCCAACACCACCGCTTCGGTGCCGCTGCTGGCGCGCGTCCTCGGTAACGGCGCCGCCCTTTCCGGACGACTGGTGGAATTTCAGGTACTGCTCGGCTCCGGTTCCCTGACGGCGACGACGCTGACCACCGATTCCGCGGGTGAAGCCCGCTCCTTCCTGACCTTGGTGAACCTGATGTCCGAGGTGCGAGTCAGCGCCTGCGTCGGGGTCGCACCGCAGACAGCATGCGATATTTTCTATGTTTATCCGGTCAGCTCCGTCGGCGGAGTGCAATTGCTGAAGGCCGGCGGCGACGAGCAGTACTTGACCCCGGGCGAGACATTTCTTCCGGTAAAGGTGCGCCTGTCCGACAGCAACACGCCGCCGAACTCCATCTCCGGCGTGGCTGTGCATTTTCACGTCGCCGTCTTTCGCGCCCAGTCCGCCCCATCACTGCAGCAGGCAGGAGAAGTTGTGACCGGTCGTGGAGGGCAACCGGTGGCGCTCTATACCTCCGATGTCACAGTTTCGTCCGATGGCTGGGGCCAGGCCGGCTACACGCCCCAGATTCCCGACGCGTGGGGCGCCGTGCGCATCGACATCCAAGTCACTGCCGGCGGACAAACTGTAAGCTTCACCCTGCACACGCTCGGGTCCGGCGGATCGCACACGTCGACGAAGCCAATGCCATTGCGTCGTCGGCAACTTTCAGAGTGA